TTTTGATAAAAATCTTTTTTATGATTTTAACAAGGATTTGAAAGGAAGTATCATAATTTTGTTTAAGAAAGATAATATAGAAATATTTTCGTGTGATGTAACATTTAAAATATCTTCTGGAATGGAGCTTTCAAATATAGGTAAAATGAGGAAAATAATCCCACGGGAAAAAGTGAAGGTTTTAAAATTAGTAAAAAAAATAATGAGATATAAATTATATTTTAAATTAGATAATAAAGGTAAAGTTTTTAGAATTGAGAAATTTTTTAGATTTAATAAAAGTTGGATATCTGAAAATATAAATTATTTGATAGAAAATAAACTGATATAACTTCATAATGAAGAAAACGGCTGAAAAAATAAAATTTACGATAGGGAGAAAAATTAATGAAAAGAAAAATACTGTTTTTAATTATGTTATTAACATTTGTAATGTCTTGTGGGAGTAAAAAAAATAGTGATAGTAGCGGCAATGACTTAAAAGATGTTGGAAAGTTTAATTATTATGCGAGTGTCTATAATGATATGTCAGAGATTAATGCAGGAATTTCTGAATATTTTAGGGAAGCAGGAGAAGCGGAGAAGATTAAAAAGTCTGAAACTGTGAAAAATATAACTGTCAATGAAGGTACGATTGAGAAACTTCAAAAAGGGATTTCTATAAATTATAGAATGGAAAATCTGGATAAGGTGGCGAAGGAATTGCTGCCAGTATTGAAAGAATTAAAAATTGTTACAGATGATATGAATAATTATTATTCTGGAAAAGATTATACAAGTGATAATTTTTCAAAGGCACAGGAGTTACATACCAAATTTCTTGCAATTATAAAAAAATATGAAAAACTTGATAATGAATTTGGAGCTGCGCTTGTGGTACGGGAAAAGGAAAATTTTGAAAGCAGCTTGAACAAATATAAGAAAGACAATAGTTTGATAAAGTATAATATGCTTGTACTAATAAATGAGTCCAAAAACTTTATTGGAGAAATGAAAACTCAAAATCTGAATACAGCAAACTATACTCAAGGCGACTTGACAAAGTTAAAGCCAATACAGCAAAAAATAGTAGAAACTTCAAATAATCTTCAGAAGCTGATAAAGGATGAAAAGCAGCTAAAAAAAGAGAAATTTAGAGCTGAAGAATTTACAACGTTCCAACGCAGTCTTGCGAGTTACAAGGCTTCTGTAGCTTCATTTATTTCAAGAATAGAAAGAAAGCACCCAGCCAATCCTGGAGAAATTAAACAGCCTTGGATGACAGAAAGTACAGAAGGCATGCCTAACAATGTCTTGAGGGAATATGGAAATCTGGTTGATGATTATAACAGCATTATGGGAAAATCGAATTAATTTACTGAGTTAGAGTTTTTTTATGAAAATATAAATAATTTAAAATATGAGGTTGATTTTTACACTATTTAATAATATAATTACGTTGTATAACAAAAGTATTACAAAGGAGTGGTGAAAATGGCTACAGTAACAGCTAGAGTTGATGAAAATGTGAAAAAAGAAGCGGAAACATTATTTAAAAAAATGGGTCTTAATATGAGTACTGCTA
This is a stretch of genomic DNA from Leptotrichia hofstadii. It encodes these proteins:
- a CDS encoding DUF3829 domain-containing protein, whose protein sequence is MKRKILFLIMLLTFVMSCGSKKNSDSSGNDLKDVGKFNYYASVYNDMSEINAGISEYFREAGEAEKIKKSETVKNITVNEGTIEKLQKGISINYRMENLDKVAKELLPVLKELKIVTDDMNNYYSGKDYTSDNFSKAQELHTKFLAIIKKYEKLDNEFGAALVVREKENFESSLNKYKKDNSLIKYNMLVLINESKNFIGEMKTQNLNTANYTQGDLTKLKPIQQKIVETSNNLQKLIKDEKQLKKEKFRAEEFTTFQRSLASYKASVASFISRIERKHPANPGEIKQPWMTESTEGMPNNVLREYGNLVDDYNSIMGKSN